CGACTCGTAGAATGCCACCAGATCCTTCAACTCTTTCTCAGTGAAGTTGGAGGTGTAGAGCTTGACCATGTCCGGTTGCAGCTTGTTCCAGCCAATGGCTTGGTCCAGCGCAGCGTTGGCCTTGGCCTGGTAGGTTTCCAGGGTCGCTTGCTTGGAGGCAGGCGCCTTGGTTTCGGCAAAGCGCTGAGCGAACATTTGCTGCACTTGCATGTAGACCGGCGTGCCCAACTTGTCGGCGTGAGCCAGTTTGAGGAACGTCATAGCGCTGGCTTCATGGCTGGCGGTATCGGCGAGAACCTGGCCGCTGGCACATACCAGCGCAACCGCAGCACAGATGGCACGAATACGGGTCATCGAGTTTCCTTTCTAGCTTACGAGGCAGAACCCCAAGACCGGTTATTCTGCGCCCCTTTTTGCATTGCGCTCAACCCCCGACCCTACGAGCGGTTAAATCGCCTGTCGATCCAGCCCTGTTTTTGCACCCCTTCAGACACGGTTTTGACGCACTATGTCGGCGCGCATTCTTTTCAAGTAAACCTGCGGGGAACCCGCTTGGGTTCTCAGGGCCTAAATCTCGCAATCGACCTTAAGGAGAGAGACCAGTGAGCCGTACCGAAACCGACAGCATAGGTCCGATCGAAGTCCCGGAAGACGCTTACTGGGGCGCACAGACCCAACGTTCGTTGATCAATTTTGCAATTGGTCAGGAACACATGCCACTGCCACTGCTGCATGCACTGGCACTGATCAAGAAGGCCGCGGCGCGCGTCAACGACCGTAACGGAGATCTGCCTGCGGACATCGCCCGCCTTATTGAGCAATCGGCTGATGAGGTGCTGGGCAACAAGCTCGACGACCAGTTCCCACTCGTAGTCTGGCAGACCGGCAGTGGCACACAGAGCAACATGAACGTCAATGAAGTGATCGCCGGACGGGCCAACGAGCTTGCAGGCAAAGGCCGCGGCGGCAAGAGCCCGGTCCACCCCAACGACCATGTCAATCGCTCGCAAAGCTCCAACGACTGCTTCCCCACAGCCATGCATATCGCCGTGGCCCAAGCGATCAAAGACCAACTGCTGCCCGCCGTCACCGAGCTGTCGGCAGGCATCGCTGAACAATCCTCGCGCCACATGAGGCTGGTCAAAACCGGCCGCACGCACATGATGGACGCGACGCCGATCACCTTCGGCCAGGAATTGTCCGCCTACGTCGCGCAACTGGACTACGCCGAAAAAGCCATCCGTAACGCACTCCCCGCCGTTTACGAGCTGGCCCAAGGCGGCACGGCTGTCGGCACGGGGCTGAATTCACCTCACGGTTTTGCTGAAGCCATTGCTGCGGAACTCGCCGCGCTGTCCGGGTTGCCATTTGTAACGGCACCCAACAAATTCGCCGCCCTCGCCGGGCATGAACCGCTGACGGCGATGTCAGGTGCGCTGAAAACCCTTGCCGTGACGCTGATGAAAATCGCCAACGACCTGCGCCTGCTGGGATCAGGCCCTCGGGCAGGCTTGGCCGAGGTCAGGCTTCCGGCCAACGAGCCGGGCAGTTCTATCATGCCGGGCAAGGTCAACCCGACTCAGTGTGAAGCGTTGTCGATGCTTGCGTGCCAGGTGATGGGCAACGACGTGACCATCGGTATTGCGGCAAGTCAGGGACACCTGCAACTGAACGTCTACAAACCGGTGCTCATTCACAACATTCTGCAATCGATCCGCCTGCTGGGCGACGGCTGCAGAAACTTCAATGAGCACTGCATCGCTGGCATGGAGCCGGATGCAGGCAAAATGGCCGAGCACCTGGAGCAAGGCCTGATGCTGGTCACCGCGCTTAACCCGCACATCGGTTACGACAAGTCTGCCCTCATTGCAAAAAAGGCTTACAGCGAAGGCCTGACGCTGCGTGAAGCGGCTCTGGCTTTGGGCTTTTTGACTGATGAGGAGTTCGACACCTGGGTCCGTCCCGAGAAGATGCTAGAGGCCGGAAGCAATGGTTGATCCGATCAGTGGCGCCACCCCACTGGAAGGGTACGGCAAGCGCATCCTGATGATTTTCGGCACGCCGAAAAGCGTCAGCCTCTGCCACGCATTGGGCGAAGCGTACGCCCAGGGCGCGCGCAGCGAGGGGCATGTGGTGCGCATGCTCAAACTTGACGAAATGGAGTTCGACCCGGTGCTGCACGGCGGATACGACTCAAGCCAAACGCTGGAGCATGATTTGTTGCAGGCACAGCGCGAGATTCACTGGGCCGAGCATTTGGTGTTTGTTTATCCGGTCTGGTGGGGCGGCTTGCCAAGCCTGCTCAGCGGTTTCTTTGACCGGGTGTTAATGCCAGGCTTTGCGTTCAAAACCCATGGCCGCAAACACCCCTCCAACGAATTGCTGCGCGGCCGGACCGCCGAGCTACTCGTGACCATGGACACGCCGCGTCGCTACTTCCGCTGGATCTACGGCGCCCCGGCACATCGGCAGATGACCCGCACCATTCTTGAGTTTTGCGGGATCAAAACCAAGCGCCTCACCGAATTTGCCCCGGTGCGCACCTCAACAGAAGAACAGCGCCAGCAATGGATCCGGCTTGCGGAATCGCTGGGTAAAAAGTGAGGTTCACCGCAGGCGCAGGCCTTGCTATTGGTTAGTCACAGCGATTCCTGCGAATTCGGTTTGTCAGGTAAGGCAGGCTGTCCGGGTTCAGGGCGAATGCGCAGCCCATCGCGTCCTCGCGTTGCGCGCGCGCCTACATTGATTACGTCCCGTCAGACCCGTGCCGCCATCCGCGCTTTTCTCGCTTTCATCCCGGCGATCAATGAGGGCCCCAGCGCGGTCAACGCGGACCCCGCCACCACCATAACCGCTCCGCCGTAGCCCAACGCGTTTATCTCCTCAGCCTTCACATAATCGGGCCACAGCCAAGCGGCGACCGCCACCGACGCAAAGGTCACCAGCGGCGTCAACGCAAGGGTGGCGCTAACCCGCGATGCTTCCCAATGCGCCAGCGCCTCGGCAAACGCGCCGTACGCCACCAGTGTGTTCAGACAACACGCCAGCAGCAGCCAGCCTTGCAAGGTCGAGAGTTGCAGCGCTTGCGCGGGATGCGCCCAAGGCGAAACCAGCAATGCACAAAACAGGTAGATCACCATCATCACCTGCAAGGAATTCCACACCGTCAGCAGCTGCTTCTGACTCAAGCCGTAGAACGTCCACACGGCAGCAGCGAGAAAGACCGTCAGCACACCCGCCGTGTAATCGCTCAGCGAGGTGAACAGCTCCACCAAACGCTGATTGAAAAACAACGCGAAGCCCGTCAACAACACCAGCAGCCCGAGAAACTGCCCCAGACCAAAGCGCTCCTTAAACACGAAGATGCTGCTGATCAGCAGTAAAATCGGGCCCATCTGAATCATCAATTGGGTCGTGCCGGGGCTGAGCAAACGCAAGCCGATCAGATAGAGTACGTAATTGCCGACCAGGCCAAGGACAGCCATTGCCACCAGTACTTTGCCCTTGCGCCCGAGCACTTTGAAGCTGGGCAACTTGCCCACAGAGGCAAGCCATATAAAGAGCAGCGCGCCGGAAACAAAAAGTCGGAACCACGTCACCGTGACCGGGTCCATCACTAGTAGCACCTGTTTGAGTTTGATGGGCAAAATGCCCCAGAGCAAAGCAGTCAACAGTGCAAGTGACAGGCCGTATAACCAGCGGCCAGACGAAATATGCATGAAGATTCCTGATAAAAATGACAAGGGCGCCATTCTAGGCCTTGATCTGCCGGCGACACAGCTACAGTTCACCCCGCAGATCAGAGTAAAGTGCGCGGCGGCCATTTATGCGTAGCAATAATTACAGGCGCAACGACCTGTGCGGACCCACCACACCAGTGCAATTTCCGGGGAAGGTTATGTTAGGCAAACGTGAACAAGATCCAAGCGCCACGTTGCATTTCCGCGCAGACCGCGTCTCGCTGGTCAACGGCATGTATTTCTTCAGTACCCGTGAAAACACGCTGGAAGGGCCTTTCCCCAGTCGCGACGAAGCGGCCAGGGAAACCGAGGCCTACATCAAGCGCATGCAAGGCCATAACCCTGAGCAATCCGCCGAACTGAACGGCTGACCCGGCGGTAGTCGCTGTCTGGAGCGAAGGCTTCAACAATGATTGCGTTGAAACGTTTGTTCGCCCATCGCGGCTATCTGCCCTTCGATCAGCGCATCGAACGGTGCAAACAATGCGTCAAAGGATGTTTGCGGCTCTAGCGTATGAAGCGCATGGACAATCGCTTCCAGCGTTGACAAGGCATCCGGGCCAGGCGCTTTGCGCAAACGATAACGCGACAACGGCGCATTACTCAGCGTCACCCTCGGCAGCGCCGCCAGAAGCGGATTGAGGTGCAGCAACTTTCGCGCCTTGCGCCACGTCCCGTCTGGCACCACCAGCAGCATGGGCAACGACGCCCCATCCTCCAGAGTCAGTGTTGCCGCGCCTTCACCCGGAAACAGCAATCGGGTCTGATAACCCGGCACGTTGAGTAACGCAGGCAAATCCTCGAACACCTCGGCCACTACCAATTGCGCCTGCTTGAGCCCCATCGCCGCCAGCCGCGCCGTGTTCAGCGCATGACCGACTTCACTCGGGTGCTGCAAAATCAACACCCGCGTCTGGCTGTCGAGGCCCGGAATTAGCGCGCATAGACAGTGGTTCTGAGGTCGCAAGCAACGCTCGCAGCGCAAACGGGCCATGGATCATTCCTCCAGAAGCAGCATCACAGTGGGTTGAGTTGGGCCTTAAGCAGGTCGCGAAACGTCTGGATCAATGGCTCACGACTGCGGCCTCGACGCAGAATCATGGAGAACGGCGCCTGGTAGCCAAACGTCGCGGGCAACAGCACACGCAATTGCCCCGAATCGATCCATGACTGCGCGTAATGCTCCGGCAGGTAACCGATGTACGCGCCTGACAACACCAGAATCAGCTGTGCCTCCATACTTTCCACGGTCGCCGCGCTGTGTTTGAAGCCGTGTCGGGCGAGCTCAGCCTGGCTCCAGTAACCGCGACCTACCATGCGCTGCTGGGTGATGACCGGTTCCGGGATGCGTCGCTCGCTGAACAGCGCGTGACGGCTGCTGCAATACAACCAATGTTGCTCGCGATAAAGCGGCTGATAAAGCAGCCCATTCATGCGCGTTGAAAACGAACCGATCGCCAGATCCAGCCGGTTATCCAGTACGCCAAGTTGCAATTCATAGGGGCTCATGACTGACAAATGCAAATGCACGGCCGGGTGTTCTTCGCTGTAGGCACCGATCACTTCGGCAAACGGCAGGGCCGGATCACTGACCGTGGAATCGAGCACACCAAGGTTCAGCGTGCCCCGAAGCTCACCCTTGAGCGCGGCGGCGTAAAGCTCGAATCCCTCGAGTTCACCCAGCAGGCGCAATGTTTCCTGGTGGAACAGCTCGCCCTTGCTGGTCAGGCTGAAACCGCCTCGCCCCCGATGGCACAGCACGATCCCTAGCGCAGCTTCAAGTTGGCTCATGTAAGTGCTGATGGCGGAAGTCGAAAGATTCAGTTCCTGTTGCGCACTGGCAAAACCCTGGTGGCGCACCACGCAGACAAAAATACGGAGCAGTTTGAGGTCAGGTAATGCGCTGGCCATGGGAGTACCGAGAAAATGCCACAGATGCTACGCAAAGCAATCGATGGGAGGGAGCCAGCTCGCGATGACGGCGTGTCAGTTTCTACAAACGCTACTGTCAAGAAATGCAATCGAGAGCAAGCTCCCTCCCACATGGAATGCAGTGGCCGGGAGCTTAACCGAAACACTCGATACTTCAGAAATATCTGAACTAAGTATTTTGCCTCACCGATTGTTTCTATAGCCCTTGATTTGCAGAATCCACTTCAAGCTTTGATCCCCTTGAACTCACCGATGAGGCAATCCCGTGGACAAGATTTTCCACCAACCACTGGGCGGCAACGAAATGCCGCGCTTCGCCGGCATCGCCACCATGATGCGCCTGCCCCACCTGCAAACGGCCGAAGGTCTGGACGCTGCGTTTGTCGGCGTCCCTCTGGACATCGGCACCTCTCTGCGCCCAGGCACCCGCTTCGGTCCGAGGGAAATACGCGCCGAATCGGTGATGATTCGACCCTTTAACATGGCCACCGGCGCTGCGCCGTTTGACTCACTGTCCGTTGCAGACATTGGTGACGTGGCAATCAATACCTTTAATCTGCTGGACGCCGTACGGATTATTGAAGAGGCCTACGACGGCTACCTGGCTCACGGCATCATTCCGCTGACACTGGGCGGCGACCACACCATCACGCTGCCCATCCTGCGTGCCATTCACAAAAAGCACGGCAAGGTCGGTCTGGTTCACATCGACGCCCACGCGGACGTCAACGACCACATGTTCGGCGAGAAAATCGCCCATGGCACGACCTTTCGCCGCGCAGTGGAAGAAGGCCTGCTCGACTGTGATCGTGTGGTGCAGATAGGTTTGCGCGCGCAGGGTTACACCGCCGAGGACTTCAACTGGAGTCGCCAGCAGGGCTTCCGTGTGGTGCAGGCAGAAGAGTGCTGGCACA
The DNA window shown above is from Pseudomonas sp. BSw22131 and carries:
- a CDS encoding DUF2059 domain-containing protein; this translates as MTRIRAICAAVALVCASGQVLADTASHEASAMTFLKLAHADKLGTPVYMQVQQMFAQRFAETKAPASKQATLETYQAKANAALDQAIGWNKLQPDMVKLYTSNFTEKELKDLVAFYESPLGKKVLTKMPELTQQSAQLTQSKLESAVPVVNKLLADMTTELAPAGKPAAVPAPAKKP
- a CDS encoding class II fumarate hydratase — translated: MSRTETDSIGPIEVPEDAYWGAQTQRSLINFAIGQEHMPLPLLHALALIKKAAARVNDRNGDLPADIARLIEQSADEVLGNKLDDQFPLVVWQTGSGTQSNMNVNEVIAGRANELAGKGRGGKSPVHPNDHVNRSQSSNDCFPTAMHIAVAQAIKDQLLPAVTELSAGIAEQSSRHMRLVKTGRTHMMDATPITFGQELSAYVAQLDYAEKAIRNALPAVYELAQGGTAVGTGLNSPHGFAEAIAAELAALSGLPFVTAPNKFAALAGHEPLTAMSGALKTLAVTLMKIANDLRLLGSGPRAGLAEVRLPANEPGSSIMPGKVNPTQCEALSMLACQVMGNDVTIGIAASQGHLQLNVYKPVLIHNILQSIRLLGDGCRNFNEHCIAGMEPDAGKMAEHLEQGLMLVTALNPHIGYDKSALIAKKAYSEGLTLREAALALGFLTDEEFDTWVRPEKMLEAGSNG
- a CDS encoding NAD(P)H-dependent oxidoreductase, with product MVDPISGATPLEGYGKRILMIFGTPKSVSLCHALGEAYAQGARSEGHVVRMLKLDEMEFDPVLHGGYDSSQTLEHDLLQAQREIHWAEHLVFVYPVWWGGLPSLLSGFFDRVLMPGFAFKTHGRKHPSNELLRGRTAELLVTMDTPRRYFRWIYGAPAHRQMTRTILEFCGIKTKRLTEFAPVRTSTEEQRQQWIRLAESLGKK
- a CDS encoding DMT family transporter, which encodes MHISSGRWLYGLSLALLTALLWGILPIKLKQVLLVMDPVTVTWFRLFVSGALLFIWLASVGKLPSFKVLGRKGKVLVAMAVLGLVGNYVLYLIGLRLLSPGTTQLMIQMGPILLLISSIFVFKERFGLGQFLGLLVLLTGFALFFNQRLVELFTSLSDYTAGVLTVFLAAAVWTFYGLSQKQLLTVWNSLQVMMVIYLFCALLVSPWAHPAQALQLSTLQGWLLLACCLNTLVAYGAFAEALAHWEASRVSATLALTPLVTFASVAVAAWLWPDYVKAEEINALGYGGAVMVVAGSALTALGPSLIAGMKARKARMAARV
- a CDS encoding DUF6316 family protein yields the protein MLGKREQDPSATLHFRADRVSLVNGMYFFSTRENTLEGPFPSRDEAARETEAYIKRMQGHNPEQSAELNG
- a CDS encoding tRNA-uridine aminocarboxypropyltransferase, with amino-acid sequence MARLRCERCLRPQNHCLCALIPGLDSQTRVLILQHPSEVGHALNTARLAAMGLKQAQLVVAEVFEDLPALLNVPGYQTRLLFPGEGAATLTLEDGASLPMLLVVPDGTWRKARKLLHLNPLLAALPRVTLSNAPLSRYRLRKAPGPDALSTLEAIVHALHTLEPQTSFDALFAPFDALIEGQIAAMGEQTFQRNHC
- a CDS encoding LysR family transcriptional regulator codes for the protein MASALPDLKLLRIFVCVVRHQGFASAQQELNLSTSAISTYMSQLEAALGIVLCHRGRGGFSLTSKGELFHQETLRLLGELEGFELYAAALKGELRGTLNLGVLDSTVSDPALPFAEVIGAYSEEHPAVHLHLSVMSPYELQLGVLDNRLDLAIGSFSTRMNGLLYQPLYREQHWLYCSSRHALFSERRIPEPVITQQRMVGRGYWSQAELARHGFKHSAATVESMEAQLILVLSGAYIGYLPEHYAQSWIDSGQLRVLLPATFGYQAPFSMILRRGRSREPLIQTFRDLLKAQLNPL
- the speB gene encoding agmatinase yields the protein MDKIFHQPLGGNEMPRFAGIATMMRLPHLQTAEGLDAAFVGVPLDIGTSLRPGTRFGPREIRAESVMIRPFNMATGAAPFDSLSVADIGDVAINTFNLLDAVRIIEEAYDGYLAHGIIPLTLGGDHTITLPILRAIHKKHGKVGLVHIDAHADVNDHMFGEKIAHGTTFRRAVEEGLLDCDRVVQIGLRAQGYTAEDFNWSRQQGFRVVQAEECWHKSLAPLMAEVREKVGGGPVYLSFDIDGIDPAWAPGTGTPEIGGLTTIQAIEIIRGCQGLDLIGCDLVEVSPPYDTTGNTSLLGANLLYEMLCVLPGVAHR